The window GAGTGAGCTTGAGTCGATTTATTATATATAATTATCTTACCTAGTAGTCCCTGAAAAAAAACATTTAGATACTGGGTTCTAATATATTTAGGCTCCTGGTAAGCTAATCACCATCTAAATTGGGTCTGAAAGAGATTTGGAACACAGCTATCAAACCCTCTCCTCAGCCCCTGAAGCCATACCCAGCCTCTCATCCCTAAAACAGTAAAATTTGAGGCTCAAAAGCAAATGCACAAGAGTTTTCTAACTGTTTCTTGATCGATCTAAATATTTAACTAGCGCTTGCAACCCTAATAAGTAGCTATCCGCACCAAATCCGCTAATTTGACCAATAGCCACCGCAGAAATATAGGAATGATGGCGAAAGCTTTCCCTTTGGTAAATGTTACTTAAATGAACTTCCACAGTAGGGATTTTCACCCCAGATATAGCATCTCGAATCGCCACACTAGTATGAGTGTAAGCCCCTGCATTGATAACTATGCCTTGATAAACTCCGTAAGCTTGATGAATTGCTTCCACCAAAGCCCCTTCATAATTAGACTGGAAGGTAGTTACCTGAGCTTGCAGTTTTTTTCCTTCAGTGACTAACTGCTCATTAATCTGCTCTAAGGTGGTGACACCGTAAATTCCAGGTTCTCTTAATCCTAATAAATTTAGGTTAGGCCCGTGCAAGACTAACAGGCTTAACCTATGTTGGTTTGTTAAACTCACGGCGAAAAACTACCGAGGGTAACGGCGAGAATCCCGCAGAGGAATGGGAATTAATTCCATTTCTGGCTCAAATTCACCTCCACTTAGGGCTTCAATCAATTTATCTGCCCATTCTTTCAGCTTTTCTAATATCTGCTCGATCGCTTCCATGAAAAAAATTGCTCCTGACTAAAATAAGCTTATGTAATCAAGAAGGATTAAAATTGTTTACATTTCTTAACTTAATTTTAAGTTAACATACCTAGTCGCCGTGTGAAAAAATAGTTAAGCTTTATTTTGCTTTTGAGCTTAGCAAAAGCTGACGGCGCAATCTGTCAAGTGCGTGACAACTTGA is drawn from Merismopedia glauca CCAP 1448/3 and contains these coding sequences:
- the aroQ gene encoding type II 3-dehydroquinate dehydratase, producing MSLTNQHRLSLLVLHGPNLNLLGLREPGIYGVTTLEQINEQLVTEGKKLQAQVTTFQSNYEGALVEAIHQAYGVYQGIVINAGAYTHTSVAIRDAISGVKIPTVEVHLSNIYQRESFRHHSYISAVAIGQISGFGADSYLLGLQALVKYLDRSRNS